In Deltaproteobacteria bacterium, the DNA window CAAGGCGCGGCGGCTCAAGCGCGACGCGGCGTCGAAGCTCGGGCTCGTGGTCGTCGACTACATCCAGCTCATGCGGTCGAGCGAGGGCAGGGACAACCGCGAGCAGGAGATCTCGGAGATATCGCGCTCCCTGAAGGCGCTCGCCAAGGAGCTGCACCTCCCGGTGGTGGCGCTCTCGCAGCTGAACCGCCAGGTCGAGAGCCGCACGCCGCCCGTGCCGCGGCTCGCGGACCTTCGCGAATCCGGCGCGATCGAGCAGGACGCGGACGTCATCTGCTTCCTCTACCGCGACGAGTACTACAACCCCGAGGACACCGAGAAGCAGGGCGTCGCCGAGGTGCACGTCGCCAAGCAGCGAAACGGCCCCATCGGCAAGATCGAGCTGACCTTCCTGAAGGAGTACACGCGCTTCGAGAACCGCGAGGTGGCGCCCGAGGACGCGAGCGGGGGCGATCAGGGGTCGGCGCTGCACTAGGAGGCCGTCTGGGTAATCGTGGCGGCTGCGGCGAACGATCCGGGGAGCCTTGCTCCGTTTCTGGAAGGGGCACGAGCGAAATCTGCCGGCCGCCGGTCCACACCCTGCGGTGGTCGCCTACGTCGCTGTCGGCGCCGCCGCGATCCTGAGCAGGTCCGTCACGGAAGCAGGCCGGGAACGCGCTCGCGTGGGTCCTGTCGGGTAGCGTGTGGCATGGCGGTCGAGTCGAGCGGGAAACGCCCCCGCCTCCGCGTTTAGGTAAGCCAGAGGAAGTTTGCCAAGACGCCACGACGGGGGTTACACCAACCGCCTGGGACCCGCCCTCGAACGGAGAAGATGGCCGGTCAGATGCGGTCCGCGGCGTTCGTCATCTGTGGCCTCGTGGCCGGTGTCCCGGCCGCCGCGACCGACTGGCGGATGTATGCGGGCGCGCCACGCCGGCTCTTCTTCGACCCCGCCGAGACGATCATCACCGCAGCCAACGTCGCGAAGTTGCACGTCAAGTGGACCTTTCTGACCGGGGCGATCGTGAGCGCCTCGCCCGTGGTCTTGACGCTCGACCTCCCGGGCGAGGGACGCACCGCGGTAGCTTTCATTGTGCGGCGACCACGTGCCGCTCCGGCGGCGTTTGTGCGGCCGGCGGTTGACAACGCATGCGATAGGGGGATCGCCGCGCCATGAGGACTACACACCGCTGTGGATGGCCCGTCCGGGCCGGCGCCCTCGTGGTCCTCCACGGGGTTCTCCCCGCGCGGGCCATCGAACCCGCCTGTCCCGCCGGTGAGATCACGCTTTCGGCCCATTTGCTCGCCATCACGCGAACCGGCGCGGGAGCCGGTCGACTCGAGACGCCGTCGAGCACCTTCGTGCTGCCCGTGGGCGTCTCCATCGATCCGGGCAGCGAGCCCCTGAGCTTCGTCGTCGAGGGCGACCATCGTCTCCTCTACCAGGCGGACATTCGCCCGGGCGGCCTGGTCGCGCACCAGGCGGGGACGGTCTTCGTGTTCCACACCCGCCAGCGGGGCACTGGGATCGGGACCGGCTCGCGGCTCGTCCTTCGCCGCACGGGCGCCATCTTCCAGCTGAGCGCGCGCTTCGACCACATCGACGTGCCGGGGCTCGCAACCGCGCCGAACTTCGCCAAGCTGCTCGTGAAGATCGGCGACGACTGCTTCTCCGCCGTCCTCGCCTGCGCCGTGCGCGGCCACCGTCTGCGCTGCGCGCCGGAGCGCTCCGCGCTGCTGCGCGGCCACGTCCTGGGCTCCGCCGGCGGCGCGCTCCCCGGCACCATGCTGACCGCGTTCGACGACAACCGCCTCGAGAGCATCTCGGTGTTCGCGCAGAAGGACGGGCGCTTCGTCTTCCCACGCCTCCGCCCTGGGACCTACCGGCTGCGCGCCCGGCTGCTCGGGTGGGAAGAGGTCGAGGTGCCGGTCACGCTCGCCGGCCGCAAGCCGACGACGCAGAACGTCGCCCTCACCCCCGTCGCCGACGCCAACGAGCAGCTACCTGCGAGCCAGTTCCTGTCGCTCGTCCTCCCCAAGTTCCCGACGCCGACCGTGCGGGGCGACTTCACGCTCTCGTGCGGCAACTGCCACCAGATCGCCGGCCCGCGCTTCCGCGAGGACAAGACGGTCGAGGAGTGGGGCCAGGTGGTGACGACGATGGAGAGCTACCTGCCCCCGTACCACGCCGAGACGCGGCCCCTCATCTTGCCCATCATGCTCGACACCTTCGGACCGAACGCGACGCTCCCGAAGCTCCCGATCCCGCCGCCGCCCTCGGGCGACGTGCTGCGCGCAACCATCTACGAGTACGGCCTCCAGTACGGCCCCGGCGGTTCGACCGACTTCTCGAGCTGCCACGACCTCCAGCTCGGCACCGACGGCGTCGTCTACAACGACTCGGGCGTCCAATGGATCGACCCGCGGACGGGCCAGCACGGGGTCTTCCCGATGAACGGCGGCGGCCACTCGATCCAGCGCGACCAGGACGGGAACATGTGGATCACACAGGCCGACCACGACACGCTCACCAAGCTCGACGTCCACAATGGGGTCTTCACCTACTACCCGCTGCCCAAGATCGGCGACGACCAGGGCTCCTACCCGCACACGCTGCGCTTCGACGGCGAAGGCCACATCTGGTTCACGCTGACCAAGTCGAACCACCTGGCCCGCTTCGACCCGGCGACCGCCCAGTTCACGTACTATCGCCTCCCGTCTTCCGACCCCGCGGAGGTTGGGCTCTCGATCCCCGTGGCCTACGGTTGCGACGTCGCGCCCGACGGCACGATCTGGTTCTCGCAGCTCTTCGGGCAGCGGATCGGCCGGCTAGACCCCGCAACGGCAACGATCACCGTGTGGAAGCCCCCCTTCTACGGGCCGCGCCGTCTGCGCGTCGGCGCCGACGGCATCGTGTGGGTACCGGGCTACGGCTCGGGCGTCCTCGGCCGCTTCGATCCCGCGATCGAGCGCTGGACGAAGGTCTACGATCTCCCAACCGGGCCCGCCGGACCGCCTGGCTTCGGCAACGCGGAGGAGCCCTACGCCCTCAACGCCAACCGTCAGACGGGCGACGTGTGGATCACCGGCTCGGCGTCCGACACGCTCATCCGCTTCGACCCGACGGGCGAGCGCTTCAGCGCCTACCCGGTGCCGACGCGCGGCAGCTTCATGCGCGAGATCGTCTTCGATCCCGACGGCAACCCGTGGACCTGCAAGTCCGACGAGCCGGACGTGAAGGAGGGGAAGGGGCGCGGCAAGTTCATCAAGATCGAGCTGCCGCCGAAGACCGCCGTCTGTGGCAACGGCAGCGTCGAGGCGGGCGAGGAGTGCGACGACGGCAACACGGACAACTGCGACGGCTGCAGCAACGGCTGCACGCTCGTCACCGGCTGCGGCGACGGCATCGTGTGCGGCACCGAGCAGTGCGACGACGGCAACACGGTGAGCTGCGACGGCTGCTCGTCCAGCTGCACGATCGAGACCGGGCTCCGCTGCGGCGACGGGAGCGTGAACACGATGTGCGGCGAAGAGTGCGACCCGCCCCTCGCCGGCCGGTGCGACGCCCAGTGCCGGCGCATCCCCTACTGTGGCGACGGCGTCATCGACCCGGGCGAGCAGTGCGACGACGGTCCGCTCAACGGCACGCCCGGCCACTGCGACAGCAATTGCACGCCGCCG includes these proteins:
- a CDS encoding DUF4215 domain-containing protein, with amino-acid sequence MRTTHRCGWPVRAGALVVLHGVLPARAIEPACPAGEITLSAHLLAITRTGAGAGRLETPSSTFVLPVGVSIDPGSEPLSFVVEGDHRLLYQADIRPGGLVAHQAGTVFVFHTRQRGTGIGTGSRLVLRRTGAIFQLSARFDHIDVPGLATAPNFAKLLVKIGDDCFSAVLACAVRGHRLRCAPERSALLRGHVLGSAGGALPGTMLTAFDDNRLESISVFAQKDGRFVFPRLRPGTYRLRARLLGWEEVEVPVTLAGRKPTTQNVALTPVADANEQLPASQFLSLVLPKFPTPTVRGDFTLSCGNCHQIAGPRFREDKTVEEWGQVVTTMESYLPPYHAETRPLILPIMLDTFGPNATLPKLPIPPPPSGDVLRATIYEYGLQYGPGGSTDFSSCHDLQLGTDGVVYNDSGVQWIDPRTGQHGVFPMNGGGHSIQRDQDGNMWITQADHDTLTKLDVHNGVFTYYPLPKIGDDQGSYPHTLRFDGEGHIWFTLTKSNHLARFDPATAQFTYYRLPSSDPAEVGLSIPVAYGCDVAPDGTIWFSQLFGQRIGRLDPATATITVWKPPFYGPRRLRVGADGIVWVPGYGSGVLGRFDPAIERWTKVYDLPTGPAGPPGFGNAEEPYALNANRQTGDVWITGSASDTLIRFDPTGERFSAYPVPTRGSFMREIVFDPDGNPWTCKSDEPDVKEGKGRGKFIKIELPPKTAVCGNGSVEAGEECDDGNTDNCDGCSNGCTLVTGCGDGIVCGTEQCDDGNTVSCDGCSSSCTIETGLRCGDGSVNTMCGEECDPPLAGRCDAQCRRIPYCGDGVIDPGEQCDDGPLNGTPGHCDSNCTPPGCGNGIVDPGEQCDDGNTLSCDGCSATCPTEVGWRCGDGMVNAACGEQCDPPGPGTPDCNYQCRLGPAPALGTRHFSFGGHSYSSALGTSVPIAELEGAFDLVGGAPGPDGVAPVTLSGPVYYTGPILGGAFGTLCFRATSCTGIVDCVGGTAVGVQLVQDSAGPGLQNNPVQATTGLGGPGGPGAVLLTCQQSFVQLPPGPADCTAAPYPPDQTAYYTTGQVEGHFLNANPRIGTGEISVTGQDFSCAAWATEDGPGELANGFLVEEDPQAGDTANANLLVD